The following proteins are encoded in a genomic region of Gimesia algae:
- a CDS encoding ATP-dependent helicase, which translates to MDFQQVLTPPQFAAVSHHQGPLLVLAGPGSGKTRVITHRIASLIHAHVPAHQILGITFTNKAADEMGERVRQLIPDSRVEISTFHKFCVKILRRYGRGVGLDSNFSIFDTTDQHQLIRFVLNELDIDTVAYNPSTIASMISRAKNDLITVERFVEIYQESVGDHLQAVAARVYPMYQKLLLESNAVDFDDLLLHVASLLKGSPELRATLDERYQYILVDEYQDTNLAQYQIVMGLSLNTRNLCVTGDPDQSIYGWRGAKIENILQFERDFPDCKTIRLEQNFRSTKEILRVADDLISHNQRRKAKSLFTENQDGSPVELLCFQDERHEADDIARRIRNAIDQGDHAYTDFAIFYRVNSLSRELELALARHKIPYQLAGSVAFYERTEVKDLLSYLKLVNNPDDRIAFSRIVNKPLRGIGKTTQNKLIRWADERGISLLEAAHQAADCPKLSKRAATMLARFAKMINGFSMADSGAVAHLMENIIDSTRLVDSWKESPDEDDQQRIANVNELLSTAKKYDDIYGEETTLEGFLEVSTLASATDQLDADAGRVTLMTLHAAKGLEYPVVFIIGVEQNLIPHERVLREELRDGLEEERRLFFVGITRAEQCLYLTQTRERSMRGRPWRTITSDFLKEIDVKLNDQTTDELFESRSHFDEFVESVKRGEIDTAALKAANPKRPLLMTGADLLKDSPQAAEIPQGFSVGMRVRHPRYGVGTVMSISGYARKRMVNVLFDDADEPQTFVAAHCPLQPLGLR; encoded by the coding sequence TTGGATTTTCAGCAGGTCCTGACTCCACCTCAATTCGCTGCCGTCTCGCATCACCAGGGACCATTACTGGTCCTGGCGGGACCGGGCTCAGGAAAAACCCGTGTGATTACCCACCGGATCGCCTCGCTGATTCATGCGCACGTACCCGCTCATCAGATTCTGGGAATTACTTTCACCAACAAGGCGGCGGATGAAATGGGCGAACGGGTCAGGCAGCTGATTCCCGATTCGCGCGTGGAGATTTCCACCTTTCATAAGTTCTGCGTCAAAATCTTGAGACGTTACGGACGCGGCGTGGGGTTGGACAGTAACTTCTCGATTTTTGACACGACCGATCAACATCAGTTAATTCGTTTCGTACTGAATGAATTAGACATCGATACCGTGGCCTATAATCCATCGACCATCGCATCAATGATCAGCCGTGCCAAAAATGACCTGATCACCGTTGAGCGATTCGTCGAAATCTATCAGGAATCGGTGGGCGATCACCTGCAGGCCGTCGCGGCCCGCGTATATCCGATGTATCAGAAACTGCTGCTCGAATCCAATGCCGTTGACTTTGACGACTTATTACTGCATGTCGCCAGCCTGCTCAAAGGCTCCCCCGAGTTACGGGCGACACTCGATGAACGTTATCAATATATTCTCGTAGATGAATATCAGGATACGAACCTGGCCCAGTATCAGATCGTAATGGGACTCTCGCTCAACACGCGCAACCTGTGCGTCACTGGTGACCCGGACCAGTCAATTTATGGCTGGCGCGGTGCGAAAATTGAAAACATTCTACAGTTCGAACGGGATTTTCCCGACTGTAAAACGATTCGACTCGAACAGAATTTTCGCAGTACGAAAGAAATTCTCCGCGTCGCCGACGATCTGATTTCTCACAATCAACGCCGCAAAGCCAAGTCGCTGTTTACGGAAAACCAGGACGGTTCTCCGGTCGAGCTGCTCTGTTTTCAGGATGAAAGGCACGAAGCAGACGATATCGCGAGACGCATTCGCAATGCCATCGATCAGGGAGACCATGCATACACAGATTTCGCCATTTTTTACCGGGTCAACTCGCTTTCGCGTGAACTGGAGCTGGCGCTGGCCCGGCATAAAATACCCTACCAGCTGGCGGGCAGTGTCGCCTTTTATGAACGCACGGAAGTCAAAGACCTGCTCTCCTACTTGAAACTGGTCAACAACCCCGACGATCGCATCGCGTTCTCACGTATTGTCAATAAGCCCCTCCGAGGCATCGGCAAAACAACGCAGAATAAACTGATTCGCTGGGCCGACGAGCGCGGGATCAGTCTGCTGGAAGCCGCCCATCAGGCAGCAGACTGCCCGAAACTTTCCAAACGGGCAGCGACCATGCTGGCGCGGTTTGCCAAGATGATCAACGGATTTTCGATGGCCGATTCGGGAGCCGTCGCGCATCTGATGGAAAATATCATCGATAGTACGCGGTTGGTCGACAGCTGGAAAGAAAGTCCGGACGAAGATGATCAGCAACGGATTGCGAACGTCAACGAACTGCTCTCCACTGCCAAAAAGTATGATGACATCTACGGTGAAGAAACGACACTGGAAGGTTTTCTGGAAGTCAGTACGCTGGCCAGCGCGACGGACCAGCTGGATGCGGACGCGGGGCGTGTGACCCTGATGACGCTGCATGCGGCGAAAGGACTGGAATATCCGGTGGTGTTTATTATCGGTGTCGAACAGAACCTGATTCCGCACGAACGGGTGCTGCGTGAAGAACTGCGCGACGGACTGGAAGAAGAACGCCGCCTGTTTTTTGTGGGAATCACCCGGGCGGAACAGTGCCTGTATCTGACCCAGACACGTGAACGTTCAATGCGCGGTCGTCCGTGGAGAACCATCACCAGTGACTTCCTCAAAGAAATCGATGTAAAGCTCAACGATCAGACGACTGATGAACTGTTTGAATCCCGCTCGCACTTTGATGAATTTGTGGAATCCGTCAAGCGAGGCGAGATTGACACCGCCGCTTTGAAGGCAGCCAATCCAAAGCGTCCTCTGTTGATGACCGGCGCGGACCTCCTCAAGGATTCACCACAGGCCGCTGAGATTCCGCAGGGTTTCTCGGTCGGCATGCGGGTCAGACATCCGCGCTATGGCGTAGGAACGGTGATGAGTATCAGCGGTTATGCCCGCAAACGGATGGTGAATGTC
- a CDS encoding DNA gyrase/topoisomerase IV subunit B — MATAAKTTGAKKYSADDIEVLEGLEAVRRRPSMYIGGVDIRGLHHLLWEIVDNSVDEYLAKEADTIIVTLHKDGASCSVKDNGRGIPVDKHSKTKKSALELILTTLHAGGKFSDKNYARSGGLHGVGSSVVNALSSEMIATVVRDGHQYMQRYKKGKPTTPVKKVKPFRGHGTEIYFRPDDDIFRRVHFNADTIRQHLEDVAFIHGGLKITFRDEVKKETHELSHPEGIRGYLEKLTQEQQKKPVHEQLFFAEKEDKNIRVEVVLRWTDATDEQIRSYVNGIRTHAGGTHESGLRSGIAKAVKNYMDVHNIKHKGLAITTDDIREGVLCLISVFHNDPMFQGQTKEKLNNPEVAGFVEGIVRPLLETWLNQNPSIADAVVGRIVLAARARMASRDAQKEVRRKSVTNRKSTLPGKLLDCRSNKPEESELFLVEGLSAGGTAAMGRDSRIQAVLPLRGKVLNTESLAISKIMGNQEIKDLVETLGTGIGPNFEIMNLRYNRIILLMDADSDGYHISTLLLTFFFRHMRELIRQGKLFLAQPPLYCIKVGSEKHYAQDDVQKEEIVESLGANRKFEIGRFKGLGEMTASELKETTLDPKHRVLLKVDIDSQLDADATFAQLFGKDASLRYDLIMQEAIEADDIDY; from the coding sequence ATGGCAACTGCAGCAAAAACAACTGGCGCAAAAAAATATTCGGCTGATGACATTGAAGTCCTGGAAGGGCTGGAGGCGGTCCGGCGTCGTCCTTCAATGTATATCGGTGGCGTTGATATCCGAGGGCTGCATCATCTGCTCTGGGAAATTGTTGACAACTCGGTCGACGAATATCTGGCCAAAGAAGCCGATACCATCATTGTCACCCTGCATAAAGATGGTGCATCCTGCAGTGTGAAAGACAATGGTCGTGGAATTCCCGTCGACAAGCATTCCAAAACCAAAAAGTCTGCTCTGGAACTGATTCTGACCACGCTGCATGCCGGCGGTAAGTTTTCCGATAAAAACTACGCCCGCAGCGGTGGTTTGCACGGCGTCGGCTCGTCCGTGGTGAATGCTTTGTCTTCCGAGATGATTGCGACAGTCGTACGCGATGGCCACCAATACATGCAACGGTATAAAAAAGGAAAACCGACGACACCCGTTAAAAAAGTGAAACCATTCCGCGGTCATGGAACCGAAATTTATTTTCGACCGGATGATGATATTTTCCGCCGCGTGCATTTCAACGCCGACACGATCCGCCAGCACCTGGAAGACGTCGCCTTTATTCATGGCGGCTTGAAAATCACCTTCCGCGATGAAGTCAAAAAAGAGACGCATGAACTCTCGCATCCGGAAGGAATTCGTGGCTACCTGGAAAAACTGACCCAGGAACAACAGAAAAAACCGGTGCACGAACAGCTGTTCTTCGCGGAGAAAGAAGATAAGAACATCCGCGTGGAAGTCGTCTTAAGATGGACCGATGCCACGGATGAGCAGATCCGCAGTTATGTGAACGGGATCCGCACTCATGCCGGTGGAACGCACGAAAGCGGACTGCGCTCGGGGATTGCCAAAGCGGTCAAGAATTATATGGACGTGCACAATATCAAGCACAAAGGATTGGCGATTACCACCGATGACATTCGCGAAGGCGTGCTCTGTCTGATTTCGGTGTTCCATAATGATCCGATGTTTCAGGGTCAGACGAAAGAAAAGCTGAATAACCCTGAAGTCGCTGGCTTTGTCGAAGGGATCGTCCGTCCGTTGCTGGAAACCTGGTTGAATCAGAACCCGAGCATTGCGGATGCCGTCGTAGGTCGCATCGTGCTGGCAGCACGGGCGCGGATGGCCAGTCGCGATGCCCAGAAAGAAGTACGGCGGAAATCGGTCACGAACCGCAAATCGACGCTGCCCGGCAAATTGCTGGACTGCCGCTCCAATAAACCGGAAGAATCAGAACTGTTTCTGGTCGAAGGTCTGTCAGCGGGTGGGACCGCGGCGATGGGGCGCGACAGTCGCATTCAGGCTGTGCTGCCACTGCGAGGTAAAGTGTTGAATACCGAATCGCTGGCCATCTCCAAAATCATGGGGAACCAGGAAATCAAGGATCTGGTGGAAACACTGGGAACCGGGATTGGCCCGAACTTTGAGATTATGAATCTGCGCTACAACCGCATCATCCTGCTGATGGATGCCGACAGCGATGGTTACCATATCAGCACGCTGCTGCTGACATTTTTCTTCCGGCATATGCGGGAACTGATTCGTCAGGGCAAGCTGTTTCTGGCACAGCCGCCTCTGTACTGCATCAAAGTGGGCAGCGAGAAGCATTATGCTCAGGATGATGTCCAGAAGGAAGAGATCGTCGAATCGCTGGGGGCCAACCGCAAGTTCGAGATTGGTCGCTTTAAAGGCCTGGGTGAAATGACGGCCAGCGAACTCAAAGAGACTACGCTGGACCCCAAACACCGCGTCTTGCTGAAAGTGGATATCGACAGCCAACTGGATGCGGACGCCACATTCGCACAACTGTTCGGCAAAGATGCCAGCCTGCGTTACGACCTGATCATGCAGGAAGCGATTGAAGCAGACGACATCGATTATTGA
- a CDS encoding coiled-coil domain-containing protein, with protein MSRVLVNGGDRYSNPFVDGVRSDMLLKESNRTRKNQKYFGVLGVAVLGLASLALVVTTTMAVEDKKPEKADVGLQGILPPEVPEDLSEAPEGLEGKWATWDQQVSDLLAKLYESDLTLKQQKQTLAALQTKIQDAQGQAVLADYTGRLQRRVEIADAVLKTLQVDVAAVKAAQLKAQQNKLAKATAALKKYLATMDNGNGWVDYLQLNSLQKELKNSYSEVELMDLLKSLQKKFEERGALTDAEQRKFFNRPQFKNLEKSVRAFLADSKPGATKIDAGKVRKQLTTLVSNLEEYEASESNKNSFEARKAYALLRQELSGGLEPLTTALRNNYFNYNLRVMVAEDFINRLINDSTCETGPVVDCILGAYVTGNQATTTEIGVDFKPSDSTLRFDLTLNGFTNSETSGTTSQATIYTSGHHQIWGTKEINFDGDLFETQPAWVEVAANNTTVGASTKLDRIPLLAGIGRNMAYRRTAELKGEAEAIAAQRVRDRVRPRFDEEVDERIGRANEEVDGKLNKRLRDNGLFPSARSYASTDTHLYIRTRLMDTGELAANSPPLTISADESVVLQLHESVMNNSLSRMNLEGRKITDQDLITEFEKSIEDVLGRKFKLERPPVDPDKGPNILAFDDHDPIRVQITDNTLNLILRCGFEQQGETAVPTQVITVPLHFNVDGDKIHITRGDVKSSPVVRPERIASQIARAGVVRNKMEKAFPDRVEDSQVKAKLENRTVYLDITGIKANDGWLTITVGNDTTVEKNESKLPLPPEPAETASVK; from the coding sequence GTGTCCCGCGTTCTTGTGAATGGTGGCGACCGTTATTCGAATCCCTTTGTCGACGGAGTGAGATCAGATATGCTTCTCAAGGAATCAAACCGAACCAGAAAGAACCAAAAATATTTTGGTGTGCTCGGCGTGGCAGTTTTAGGATTAGCCAGCCTGGCATTGGTTGTCACAACCACAATGGCTGTGGAAGACAAGAAGCCGGAAAAAGCAGACGTGGGTCTGCAGGGCATTTTACCACCCGAAGTTCCAGAAGATCTTTCCGAAGCACCGGAAGGACTTGAAGGCAAGTGGGCAACATGGGATCAGCAGGTGAGTGATCTGCTGGCCAAGCTCTACGAATCAGACCTGACTCTGAAACAGCAGAAGCAGACACTGGCAGCATTACAGACGAAGATCCAGGATGCACAAGGCCAGGCAGTTCTCGCTGATTACACCGGTCGTTTACAGCGTCGCGTGGAAATTGCGGATGCCGTTTTGAAAACACTGCAGGTCGATGTTGCTGCCGTCAAAGCAGCCCAGTTGAAAGCCCAGCAGAATAAATTGGCGAAGGCCACTGCTGCTCTTAAAAAATACCTGGCTACCATGGATAATGGAAACGGCTGGGTCGACTACCTGCAGTTGAATTCATTGCAGAAAGAATTGAAAAACAGCTATTCCGAAGTGGAACTGATGGATCTGCTGAAATCGCTCCAAAAGAAATTTGAAGAGCGGGGTGCTTTAACCGATGCAGAACAGCGAAAATTCTTCAACCGTCCTCAGTTCAAGAACCTGGAAAAATCAGTACGGGCGTTCCTGGCTGATTCGAAGCCAGGTGCGACCAAGATTGATGCTGGTAAAGTTCGCAAGCAGCTGACGACTCTGGTCAGTAACCTTGAAGAATATGAAGCATCAGAAAGCAACAAGAACTCATTTGAAGCACGTAAAGCATATGCTTTGTTGCGTCAGGAACTTTCAGGCGGCCTGGAACCACTGACCACAGCTCTGCGAAACAATTATTTCAACTATAACCTGCGTGTGATGGTTGCTGAAGACTTCATCAACCGTTTGATCAATGACAGTACCTGTGAAACCGGACCTGTCGTCGACTGCATCCTGGGTGCATATGTGACCGGAAATCAGGCCACCACTACAGAAATTGGCGTCGATTTCAAACCCAGCGATTCAACCCTGCGATTTGATTTAACCCTGAACGGTTTCACTAACAGCGAAACTTCCGGTACAACCAGCCAGGCCACGATTTACACATCAGGCCATCATCAGATCTGGGGTACCAAAGAAATTAACTTTGATGGCGATCTGTTCGAAACTCAGCCTGCCTGGGTCGAAGTCGCCGCCAATAACACCACCGTCGGTGCCAGCACCAAACTGGATCGTATTCCTCTGCTGGCTGGCATTGGTCGCAACATGGCTTACCGTCGCACTGCAGAACTGAAAGGCGAAGCAGAAGCGATCGCCGCACAACGCGTGCGAGATCGGGTTCGTCCCCGTTTCGATGAAGAAGTTGACGAACGCATCGGCCGCGCCAATGAAGAAGTCGATGGCAAGTTGAATAAGCGTCTGCGTGATAATGGTCTGTTTCCATCCGCCCGCAGCTACGCTTCGACTGATACCCATCTTTACATTCGAACCCGGTTGATGGATACCGGTGAACTGGCTGCCAATTCGCCACCACTGACCATCTCTGCCGACGAAAGCGTTGTCCTGCAGCTGCATGAATCGGTTATGAATAACAGCCTCTCCCGGATGAACCTGGAAGGCCGTAAAATTACCGATCAGGACCTGATCACCGAATTTGAAAAATCGATTGAAGATGTTCTGGGACGTAAATTTAAACTGGAACGACCTCCCGTTGATCCAGATAAAGGACCCAATATCCTGGCCTTCGATGATCACGATCCCATTCGCGTACAGATTACAGACAATACACTGAATCTGATCCTGCGTTGTGGATTTGAACAGCAGGGCGAAACCGCTGTGCCGACTCAGGTCATCACAGTTCCTCTGCACTTCAATGTCGACGGTGATAAAATTCATATCACCCGCGGAGATGTTAAATCATCGCCCGTCGTTCGACCAGAACGGATTGCTTCTCAGATTGCTCGTGCCGGCGTGGTTCGCAACAAAATGGAAAAAGCATTTCCAGATCGTGTTGAAGATTCACAGGTCAAAGCCAAACTGGAAAACCGCACCGTCTATCTGGACATCACTGGCATCAAAGCCAACGATGGCTGGTTGACGATCACCGTCGGTAACGACACGACAGTCGAAAAGAATGAAAGCAAGCTGCCTCTGCCACCCGAACCGGCAGAAACCGCTTCGGTGAAATAG